The following coding sequences lie in one Corticium candelabrum chromosome 10, ooCorCand1.1, whole genome shotgun sequence genomic window:
- the LOC134185809 gene encoding uncharacterized protein LOC134185809 isoform X1 codes for MAYIARSDSRRSYTRSSKLRKLLFNVWTNILLHCRSVNRCFCCLLATTSTVLLLLYGSLYVHLSNGSRIYDRIHSYYLRNSTLARVLKEVPNVDNNNRNKSLVVSTQTSRPTLWQEVGCESARPLLLCRRTKSTGSTLSLADKSVFSNISLLNVRPRSCALVGSSGRLLNRTYADDIDAHDVVIRVNDAPVHPYEKYVGKRIPDVAFINRAVARPGKCLKTVNKQTLIVQCYHQDGISKVTSSCSTHGPVFAISQHLIDTTFRIVSTYRKKHHITVVQYSTAGMYAVIFSLHLCNELDIYGFGAAKGELYQYYRNITSIGSKHNFNLEQEFLQNISDNMTTPVDVSWMGCKKVFFHP; via the coding sequence aAAATTATTGTTCAACGTGTGGACTAATATTTTACTTCATTGCAGAAGTGTGAATAgatgtttctgttgcttgCTAGCAACAACTAGTACAGTATTGCTGTTACTGTATGGATCACTCTACGTCCATCTTTCTAATGGTAGTCGTATCTACGACCGAATCCATTCTTATTATCTGAGAAACTCGACATTGGCTAGAGTATTAAAAGAGGTGcctaacgtggataacaataACAGGAATAAAAGCTTAGTAGTCAGCACTCAAACGAGTCGACCGACTTTATGGCAAGAAGTTGGCTGTGAAAGCGCCAGACCTCTCTTGCTTTGTCGCAGAACAAAAAGCACAGGTTCAACGTTATCTCTCGCCGACAAATCCGTCTTCTCAAACATCAGTCTTCTCAACGTGAGGCCGCGGTCATGTGCTCTAGTCGGTTCATCGGGAAGGCTCTTGAATCGAACCTACGCTGACGATATCGACGCACACGACGTTGTCATACGAGTGAACGATGCTCCGGTTCATCCTTACGAGAAATATGTTGGCAAACGCATTCCTGACGTTGCGTTCATCAATCGAGCAGTCGCACGGCCAGGCAAGTGTCTAAaaactgtaaacaaacaaactttgaTTGTTCAATGTTACCACCAGGATGGAATTAGCAAAGTTACGTCATCTTGCTCGACACATGGACCCGTTTTTGCCATTTCTCAGCATCTTATTGACACTACTTTCAGGATTGTGTCAACGTACAGGAAAAAACATCACATCACAGTTGTACAGTATTCAACAGCTGGAATGTATGCAGTCATCTTTTCTCTCCATTTGTGCAACGAGCTTGATATCTACGGATTTGGTGCTGCTAAAGGAGAATTATATCAGTACTACAGAAACATTACCTCAATCGGTTCTAAGCACAATTTTAACTTGGAGCAGGAGTTTCTTCAAAATATTTCGGACAATATGACAACACCTGTTGACGTGTCGTGGATGGGCTGCAAAAAGGTGTTCTTTCATCCttga
- the LOC134185809 gene encoding uncharacterized protein LOC134185809 isoform X2, with amino-acid sequence MAYIARSDSRRSYTRSSKLRSVNRCFCCLLATTSTVLLLLYGSLYVHLSNGSRIYDRIHSYYLRNSTLARVLKEVPNVDNNNRNKSLVVSTQTSRPTLWQEVGCESARPLLLCRRTKSTGSTLSLADKSVFSNISLLNVRPRSCALVGSSGRLLNRTYADDIDAHDVVIRVNDAPVHPYEKYVGKRIPDVAFINRAVARPGKCLKTVNKQTLIVQCYHQDGISKVTSSCSTHGPVFAISQHLIDTTFRIVSTYRKKHHITVVQYSTAGMYAVIFSLHLCNELDIYGFGAAKGELYQYYRNITSIGSKHNFNLEQEFLQNISDNMTTPVDVSWMGCKKVFFHP; translated from the coding sequence AAGTGTGAATAgatgtttctgttgcttgCTAGCAACAACTAGTACAGTATTGCTGTTACTGTATGGATCACTCTACGTCCATCTTTCTAATGGTAGTCGTATCTACGACCGAATCCATTCTTATTATCTGAGAAACTCGACATTGGCTAGAGTATTAAAAGAGGTGcctaacgtggataacaataACAGGAATAAAAGCTTAGTAGTCAGCACTCAAACGAGTCGACCGACTTTATGGCAAGAAGTTGGCTGTGAAAGCGCCAGACCTCTCTTGCTTTGTCGCAGAACAAAAAGCACAGGTTCAACGTTATCTCTCGCCGACAAATCCGTCTTCTCAAACATCAGTCTTCTCAACGTGAGGCCGCGGTCATGTGCTCTAGTCGGTTCATCGGGAAGGCTCTTGAATCGAACCTACGCTGACGATATCGACGCACACGACGTTGTCATACGAGTGAACGATGCTCCGGTTCATCCTTACGAGAAATATGTTGGCAAACGCATTCCTGACGTTGCGTTCATCAATCGAGCAGTCGCACGGCCAGGCAAGTGTCTAAaaactgtaaacaaacaaactttgaTTGTTCAATGTTACCACCAGGATGGAATTAGCAAAGTTACGTCATCTTGCTCGACACATGGACCCGTTTTTGCCATTTCTCAGCATCTTATTGACACTACTTTCAGGATTGTGTCAACGTACAGGAAAAAACATCACATCACAGTTGTACAGTATTCAACAGCTGGAATGTATGCAGTCATCTTTTCTCTCCATTTGTGCAACGAGCTTGATATCTACGGATTTGGTGCTGCTAAAGGAGAATTATATCAGTACTACAGAAACATTACCTCAATCGGTTCTAAGCACAATTTTAACTTGGAGCAGGAGTTTCTTCAAAATATTTCGGACAATATGACAACACCTGTTGACGTGTCGTGGATGGGCTGCAAAAAGGTGTTCTTTCATCCttga